The following coding sequences are from one Kosakonia sp. H02 window:
- the hmpA gene encoding NO-inducible flavohemoprotein encodes MLDAQTIATVKSTLPLLAATGPKLTAHFYDRMFTHNPELKEIFNMSNQRNGDQREALFNAIAAYASNIDNLAALLPAVEKIAQKHTSFQIQPEQYNIVGAHLLATLDEMFNPGQEVLDAWGKAYGVLAGVFINREAQIYSEHAEKVGGWQGTRAFRLVEKKPQSTLITSFEFEPVDGQPVADYQPGQYLAIWLKPDGFAHQEIRQYSLTRQPNGKSYRIAVKREEGGQVSNWLHNEAKAGDIVHLAAPAGDFFMDVAANTPVSLISAGVGQTPMLAMLNHLVQSKHTAQVNWFHAAENGEVHAFAQEVTQLGAMLPRFEKQVWYRKPGTAEEGLFDSAGLMDLTTLEGKFSDPAMQFYLCGPVGFMQFAAQQLVTLGVAKDRIHYECFGPHKVL; translated from the coding sequence ATGCTCGACGCCCAAACCATCGCAACAGTCAAATCTACTCTTCCCCTGCTGGCAGCAACCGGCCCTAAACTTACCGCTCATTTCTATGACCGGATGTTTACCCATAACCCGGAACTGAAAGAGATTTTTAACATGAGCAACCAGCGCAACGGCGATCAGCGTGAAGCGCTGTTTAATGCCATTGCCGCTTACGCCAGCAATATCGACAATCTCGCCGCACTCCTGCCAGCGGTGGAAAAAATCGCCCAGAAGCACACCAGTTTTCAGATCCAACCTGAGCAATACAACATTGTTGGCGCACATCTGCTGGCAACGCTTGACGAGATGTTCAACCCGGGGCAAGAGGTGTTAGACGCGTGGGGTAAAGCCTACGGCGTGCTGGCGGGTGTGTTTATCAATCGTGAAGCGCAGATTTACAGCGAACATGCCGAAAAAGTGGGCGGCTGGCAGGGTACGCGCGCATTCCGTCTGGTAGAAAAGAAACCGCAGAGCACGCTTATCACCAGTTTTGAATTTGAACCGGTTGATGGTCAACCGGTAGCCGATTACCAGCCAGGCCAGTACCTCGCCATTTGGCTGAAACCAGACGGTTTCGCGCACCAGGAAATTCGCCAGTACTCCCTGACCCGCCAGCCGAACGGCAAAAGTTACCGCATTGCCGTAAAACGCGAAGAAGGCGGCCAGGTGTCGAACTGGCTGCATAACGAAGCGAAAGCGGGCGATATCGTGCATCTGGCCGCGCCTGCCGGGGATTTCTTTATGGATGTCGCCGCCAACACGCCGGTGTCATTGATTTCCGCCGGGGTGGGTCAAACGCCGATGCTGGCGATGCTTAACCATCTTGTGCAGTCAAAACACACGGCACAGGTAAACTGGTTCCACGCGGCGGAAAACGGTGAGGTTCATGCTTTTGCGCAGGAAGTCACTCAGCTTGGCGCGATGCTGCCGCGTTTTGAAAAGCAGGTCTGGTATCGTAAGCCTGGTACGGCGGAGGAAGGCCTTTTCGACAGCGCAGGACTGATGGATTTAACGACGCTGGAAGGGAAATTCAGCGACCCGGCAATGCAGTTTTATCTTTGCGGCCCGGTCGGCTTTATGCAGTTTGCGGCGCAGCAACTGGTGACGCTTGGCGTTGCTAAAGATCGTATTCATTACGAATGCTTCGGCCCGCATAAGGTGCTGTAA
- the csiE gene encoding stationary phase inducible protein CsiE, translating to MTMTLTPPSVLSSPQRRCQVLLLLALPGQRITMENISAINGVDDTVALQDIAETQSEIQLYHRLSIVPHPNGSYQIEGTPLDQRLCLLHWLRRALRLCPQFITQHFTPALKNALKQQGIARTLYDDTNLRALINLCSRRLQRSFECRDMQFLRLYLQYCLLQHHYGQTPEFNPVQQAWTQMRAEYLVAQDIVRHWQRRVAAGSHENEHLFLSLLFMLVRTPDPTRDDHHQDHRLRQAISDMIERFRQLADMRFSDEQGLTNQLYVHLAQALVRSLFGIGIDNALPAEIHQLYPRLMRTTRSALQALEHEYGMRFSDEEAGLVAVIFGAWLMQESDLHEKQIVLITGEEHAREQEIEQQLRELTLLPLTIRYLSLAEFRNTGAPKDVTLIITPYTTPLPLFSPPLIHTDGPLSEQQQQHIRAMLEG from the coding sequence ATGACCATGACGCTGACCCCACCATCTGTGCTCTCCAGTCCGCAGCGTCGCTGCCAGGTGTTGCTGCTGCTCGCGTTACCCGGGCAACGTATCACCATGGAAAATATCAGCGCCATTAACGGAGTGGACGACACCGTCGCCCTACAGGATATCGCGGAAACGCAGAGCGAAATCCAGCTTTACCATCGGCTTTCCATCGTGCCGCACCCGAACGGCAGCTACCAGATTGAAGGTACGCCGCTCGATCAGCGCCTGTGCCTGCTGCACTGGCTGCGGCGCGCGTTGCGGCTGTGCCCGCAATTTATCACGCAACACTTTACCCCGGCGCTGAAAAATGCGCTTAAACAACAAGGCATTGCCCGCACACTGTATGACGATACTAACCTGCGCGCCTTGATTAACCTTTGCTCCCGCCGCCTGCAACGCTCTTTCGAATGTCGGGATATGCAGTTTTTACGCCTCTATTTGCAATATTGCCTGCTGCAACATCACTATGGCCAGACGCCGGAATTTAACCCGGTGCAACAGGCGTGGACGCAGATGCGCGCCGAATATCTGGTCGCGCAGGACATTGTCCGCCACTGGCAACGGCGGGTTGCCGCCGGGAGCCATGAAAATGAGCACCTGTTTTTGTCGCTGCTCTTTATGCTGGTGCGCACACCCGACCCAACCCGCGACGATCATCACCAGGATCACCGCCTGCGACAAGCCATCAGCGATATGATTGAGCGCTTCCGCCAGCTTGCGGACATGCGCTTTAGCGATGAACAAGGGCTAACCAACCAGCTTTATGTTCATCTGGCGCAAGCGCTGGTTCGCAGCCTGTTTGGTATCGGGATTGATAACGCCCTGCCTGCGGAAATCCATCAACTTTACCCGCGCCTGATGCGCACCACCCGCAGTGCCTTACAAGCGCTGGAGCACGAGTACGGGATGCGTTTTAGTGATGAAGAAGCGGGACTGGTGGCGGTGATTTTTGGTGCCTGGCTGATGCAGGAGAGCGATCTGCATGAAAAACAGATCGTGCTGATTACCGGGGAAGAACACGCAAGAGAGCAGGAAATAGAGCAGCAACTGCGTGAATTAACGCTGCTGCCGCTCACCATTCGCTACCTGTCGCTGGCGGAGTTTCGCAACACCGGTGCGCCGAAAGACGTGACGCTCATCATCACGCCTTACACCACGCCGTTGCCGCTTTTTTCCCCGCCGTTGATTCACACCGACGGGCCCTTGAGCGAGCAGCAACAGCAGCATATCCGCGCCATGCTGGAGGGTTAA
- the glnB gene encoding nitrogen regulatory protein P-II, giving the protein MKKIDAIIKPFKLDDVREALAEVGITGMTVTEVKGFGRQKGHTELYRGAEYMVDFLPKVKIEIVVGDDIVDTCVDTIIRTAQTGKIGDGKIFVFDVARVVRIRTGEEDDAAI; this is encoded by the coding sequence ATGAAAAAGATTGATGCGATTATTAAACCTTTCAAACTGGATGACGTACGTGAAGCACTGGCTGAAGTCGGCATCACCGGGATGACAGTCACCGAAGTGAAAGGTTTTGGTCGCCAGAAAGGCCACACCGAACTGTACCGTGGTGCAGAGTATATGGTGGATTTTCTGCCGAAAGTGAAGATTGAGATTGTGGTGGGCGACGATATTGTCGATACCTGCGTCGATACCATCATTCGTACCGCGCAGACGGGCAAAATCGGTGACGGCAAAATCTTTGTCTTTGATGTCGCGCGCGTGGTGCGTATTCGTACCGGCGAAGAAGACGACGCCGCCATCTAA
- the glyA gene encoding serine hydroxymethyltransferase encodes MLKREMNIADYDAELWQAMEQEKVRQEEHIELIASENYTSPRVMQAQGSQLTNKYAEGYPGKRYYGGCEYVDIVEQLAIDRAKELFGADYANVQPHSGSQANFAVYTSLLEPGDTVLGMNLAHGGHLTHGSPVNFSGKLYNIVPYGIDETGHIDYNDLNAQAQKHKPKMIIGGFSAYSGVVDWAKMREIADSIGAYLFVDMAHVAGLVAAGVYPNPVPHAHVVTTTTHKTLAGPRGGLILAKGGSEELYKKLNSAVFPGGQGGPLMHVIAGKAVALKEAMEPEFKTYQQQVAKNAKAMVEVFLSRGYKVVSGGTDNHLFLLDLVDKNLTGKEADAALGRANITVNKNSVPNDPKSPFVTSGIRIGSPAVTRRGFKEAEVKELAGWMCDVLDSINDEAVIERTKQKVLDICARFPVYA; translated from the coding sequence ATGTTAAAGCGTGAAATGAACATTGCCGATTATGATGCCGAATTGTGGCAGGCTATGGAGCAGGAAAAAGTACGTCAGGAAGAACACATTGAACTGATCGCCTCCGAAAACTACACCAGCCCGCGTGTAATGCAGGCTCAGGGTTCTCAGCTGACGAACAAATACGCCGAAGGTTACCCAGGCAAACGCTACTACGGCGGTTGTGAATATGTTGATATCGTTGAACAGCTGGCAATCGATCGCGCAAAAGAGCTGTTCGGCGCAGATTACGCCAACGTGCAGCCGCACTCTGGCTCACAGGCTAACTTCGCGGTCTACACCTCTCTGCTGGAGCCGGGCGATACCGTGCTCGGTATGAACCTGGCGCACGGCGGCCACCTGACTCACGGCTCCCCGGTTAACTTCTCTGGCAAGCTGTACAACATCGTGCCTTACGGCATCGACGAAACCGGCCACATTGATTACAACGATCTGAACGCGCAGGCGCAGAAACATAAGCCGAAAATGATCATCGGCGGCTTCTCTGCATACTCCGGCGTGGTTGATTGGGCAAAAATGCGCGAAATCGCTGACAGCATCGGTGCATATCTGTTTGTAGATATGGCGCACGTTGCTGGTCTGGTTGCCGCAGGCGTTTATCCGAACCCGGTTCCCCATGCGCACGTTGTGACCACCACGACCCACAAAACCCTGGCGGGTCCGCGCGGCGGCCTGATCCTGGCAAAAGGCGGTAGCGAAGAGCTGTACAAAAAACTGAACTCTGCCGTGTTCCCTGGCGGCCAGGGCGGCCCGCTGATGCACGTTATCGCGGGTAAAGCGGTCGCGCTGAAAGAAGCGATGGAGCCAGAGTTCAAAACCTACCAGCAGCAAGTGGCAAAAAACGCCAAAGCGATGGTGGAAGTGTTCCTGAGCCGTGGCTACAAAGTGGTTTCCGGCGGTACGGATAACCACCTGTTCCTGCTGGATCTGGTGGACAAAAACCTGACCGGTAAAGAAGCTGACGCTGCGCTGGGTCGTGCTAACATCACCGTGAACAAGAACAGCGTGCCGAACGATCCGAAAAGCCCGTTTGTCACTTCTGGTATCCGCATTGGTAGCCCGGCAGTCACCCGTCGCGGCTTCAAAGAAGCGGAAGTGAAAGAGCTGGCAGGCTGGATGTGTGACGTGCTGGACAGCATTAATGACGAAGCGGTTATCGAGCGCACCAAACAGAAAGTGCTGGATATCTGCGCGCGCTTCCCGGTTTACGCGTAA
- a CDS encoding nickel/cobalt efflux protein RcnA — translation MNDFATLFQQGNAWFFIPSAILLGALHGLEPGHSKTMMAAFIIAIKGTVKQAVMLGLAATLSHTVVVWLIALGGIWVSHKFTAESVEPWLQMVSAGVIIATAVWMFCRTWQEEHHHNHHHHHASRAVILQPQPVAVMHAQPAILSLRRMTKEEAYQDAHERAHARDIARRFTGTEVTNGQIMLFGLTGGLIPCPAAITILLICIQLKAITLGATLVVCFSIGLALTLVTVGVGAAISVQQAAKRWAGFNTLARKAPYFSSALIALVGLYMGIHGYAGLQ, via the coding sequence ATGAATGACTTCGCCACCCTGTTTCAACAAGGGAATGCCTGGTTTTTTATCCCCAGCGCGATACTGCTTGGCGCACTGCATGGCCTGGAGCCAGGCCATTCGAAAACTATGATGGCGGCATTCATTATTGCCATTAAAGGCACGGTCAAACAGGCGGTAATGCTGGGGCTGGCGGCCACGCTCTCCCATACCGTTGTGGTTTGGTTGATAGCCCTTGGCGGCATCTGGGTAAGCCATAAATTTACCGCCGAATCGGTGGAGCCCTGGCTGCAAATGGTCTCGGCAGGGGTGATCATTGCCACCGCCGTGTGGATGTTCTGCCGCACCTGGCAGGAAGAACATCATCACAATCATCATCACCATCACGCGAGCCGCGCGGTGATCCTCCAGCCGCAGCCGGTTGCAGTAATGCACGCGCAGCCTGCGATCCTGTCACTGCGCAGAATGACAAAAGAGGAAGCGTATCAGGATGCGCACGAACGGGCGCACGCAAGGGATATTGCGCGGCGTTTTACTGGCACGGAAGTGACCAACGGGCAGATTATGCTGTTCGGTTTAACCGGCGGCTTAATCCCCTGCCCGGCGGCAATTACCATTCTGCTTATTTGTATTCAGTTGAAAGCAATAACCTTAGGCGCGACGCTGGTGGTGTGTTTCAGCATCGGCCTCGCGCTGACGCTGGTTACCGTTGGCGTGGGGGCAGCCATCAGCGTGCAGCAGGCAGCAAAACGCTGGGCTGGCTTTAATACCCTCGCCCGCAAAGCACCCTATTTTTCCAGCGCGTTGATTGCGCTGGTGGGCCTGTATATGGGCATTCACGGCTACGCCGGGCTGCAATAA
- the rcnR gene encoding Ni(II)/Co(II)-binding transcriptional repressor RcnR → MSHTIRDKKKLKARASKIEGQVAALKKMLDEPHECAQVLQQIAAIRGAVNGLMREVIKGHLTEHIVHENDEIKREADLGVVLSVLDSYIR, encoded by the coding sequence ATGTCGCATACCATCCGGGATAAAAAAAAGCTAAAAGCGCGGGCGAGCAAAATAGAAGGGCAAGTGGCTGCCCTGAAGAAAATGCTTGATGAACCTCATGAATGCGCGCAGGTGTTGCAGCAAATAGCGGCGATCCGCGGTGCGGTCAATGGGTTAATGCGGGAAGTCATTAAAGGCCATCTCACCGAACATATCGTTCATGAAAATGATGAAATCAAACGCGAAGCCGACCTGGGCGTAGTGCTGAGCGTGCTGGATTCATATATTCGCTGA
- a CDS encoding 3-phenylpropionate MFS transporter, whose product MVLQSTRWLALAYFTYFFSYGIFLPFWSVWLKGVGLTPDIIGMLLGAGLIARFLGSLLIAPRVSDPSRLITALRVLALATLLFALAFHAGSHVAWLAVVIVGFNLFFSPLVPLTDALAGTWQKQFPMDYGRVRLWGSIAFVIGSALTGKLVSLFDYQAILAMLTLGVASMLLGMLLRPSILPQGESRQTDGAGWAAWRTLIVQNWRFLACVSLLQGAHAAYYGFSAIYWQSAGYSASIVGYLWSLGVVAEVVIFALSNRLFRRFSARDLLLLSAICGLVRWSLMGWTTELPWLIVAQILHCGTFTVCHLAAMRYISARKGSEVIRLQAVYSAVAMGGSIALMTMFAGFLFEYLHQGLFFVMALLAIPALFLRPSVAAQGAN is encoded by the coding sequence ATGGTCTTGCAGTCCACGCGCTGGCTGGCGCTCGCTTATTTCACCTACTTTTTTAGCTACGGTATCTTCTTACCTTTCTGGAGCGTCTGGCTCAAAGGCGTGGGCCTGACCCCGGACATCATCGGTATGCTGCTTGGCGCAGGGCTGATCGCCCGTTTTCTTGGCAGCCTGCTGATTGCCCCGCGCGTGAGCGATCCTTCCCGTTTGATTACCGCCCTGCGCGTGCTGGCGCTGGCGACGCTGCTGTTTGCCCTCGCGTTCCATGCCGGTAGCCATGTTGCGTGGCTGGCGGTAGTGATTGTCGGCTTTAACCTCTTTTTCTCGCCGCTGGTGCCATTGACCGATGCACTGGCGGGAACATGGCAAAAACAGTTCCCGATGGATTATGGCCGCGTGCGCCTGTGGGGCTCGATTGCGTTTGTGATTGGATCTGCGCTGACCGGCAAACTGGTCAGCCTGTTTGATTACCAGGCGATCCTCGCGATGTTGACGCTGGGTGTGGCGTCTATGCTGCTGGGCATGCTGCTGCGACCGTCGATTTTGCCGCAGGGTGAAAGCCGACAGACCGATGGCGCAGGTTGGGCAGCGTGGCGGACATTAATTGTGCAGAACTGGCGCTTTCTCGCCTGTGTCTCGCTGTTGCAGGGTGCACACGCGGCCTATTACGGATTCAGCGCGATTTACTGGCAATCGGCGGGGTATTCCGCCTCGATCGTCGGTTACCTGTGGTCGTTAGGCGTAGTGGCGGAAGTGGTGATCTTTGCCCTCAGCAACCGGCTTTTCCGCCGTTTCAGCGCCCGCGATCTGCTGCTGTTATCTGCCATTTGCGGGCTGGTGCGCTGGAGCCTGATGGGCTGGACCACGGAACTGCCGTGGCTGATTGTCGCGCAGATCCTGCACTGCGGCACTTTCACCGTCTGCCACCTGGCCGCGATGCGCTATATCTCTGCGCGTAAAGGCAGCGAAGTGATCCGCCTGCAAGCGGTCTACTCTGCGGTGGCGATGGGCGGCAGTATTGCTCTGATGACCATGTTCGCCGGTTTCCTGTTTGAATACCTGCACCAGGGGTTGTTCTTTGTGATGGCACTGCTGGCTATCCCGGCGCTGTTTCTGCGCCCGTCAGTCGCGGCTCAAGGGGCGAATTAA